One part of the Candidatus Anaeroferrophillus wilburensis genome encodes these proteins:
- a CDS encoding outer membrane beta-barrel protein: MKKRWMFSLLCCVIFLWSPTASAEVQYHLTTRLTTGVEYDDNIYLDADHEKDDFNVTISPEIEWRAEAEHAGLSLVYAPGFNVYEDDSSLDYVSHSLALSTYCQPYEAVLFEFDNHFLQSEDPLDDSLRDYRDDVVRGYDERSGRDTYYRNDASFRTTYTFGDGRFVRAGYRFGLLENDNPLDEDSKEHEVSGHLGFRFDPRNLVDVDYVFDRGLFDGPDDFVSQSGMVRYTRTITPALDIYGEVGYTDFTYDRSSLDDDYQEYEGNLGFTYRFWEFYTLDVSYGRYDRNADGAGEDASGNNYHASLARVFEHKSFSLSFDQGSDVDYFDGSSNGYTEFWRLQASFSYLFADRWTFTGRGMVGNDDYQDALSANEEDSYQVSTSLSYQMLPWLSVIVEYTYDENDSTDDLDDYVDNRIALRLSGSWDIF, from the coding sequence ATGAAAAAACGATGGATGTTCTCTCTGTTATGCTGTGTGATTTTTTTGTGGAGTCCGACAGCCTCCGCTGAGGTCCAATACCATTTGACCACGAGGCTGACCACTGGGGTGGAATATGATGACAATATCTATCTGGATGCGGATCATGAGAAAGATGACTTTAATGTAACCATCAGTCCAGAGATTGAATGGCGGGCGGAAGCAGAGCATGCTGGATTGTCTTTGGTCTATGCGCCCGGATTCAACGTGTATGAAGATGATAGTTCACTGGACTATGTGTCTCATAGCCTGGCGCTGTCAACCTATTGTCAACCCTATGAAGCAGTTTTGTTTGAGTTTGACAACCATTTTCTCCAGAGTGAGGATCCTCTTGATGACTCCCTGAGGGATTACCGTGACGATGTGGTTCGTGGCTACGATGAGCGCAGCGGCCGGGATACCTACTATCGCAATGATGCCAGCTTCAGAACAACCTATACTTTCGGCGATGGCCGTTTTGTCCGGGCCGGGTACCGTTTCGGCCTCCTGGAAAACGACAACCCTTTGGATGAGGACAGCAAAGAGCATGAGGTCAGCGGCCATTTGGGATTTCGCTTTGATCCGCGGAATTTGGTTGATGTGGACTATGTTTTTGACCGTGGCCTTTTTGATGGTCCTGATGATTTTGTCAGTCAGAGTGGAATGGTTCGTTATACCAGGACGATTACGCCCGCTTTGGATATCTACGGTGAAGTTGGCTATACCGATTTTACCTATGACCGCAGCAGCCTGGACGATGACTATCAGGAGTACGAAGGCAACCTGGGCTTTACCTACCGCTTTTGGGAATTTTATACCCTGGATGTCAGTTATGGCCGCTACGATCGCAACGCCGATGGTGCCGGTGAAGATGCCTCGGGCAACAATTACCACGCAAGCCTGGCAAGAGTTTTTGAACATAAAAGTTTTTCCCTCAGCTTTGATCAAGGCTCGGACGTGGACTACTTTGATGGGAGCAGCAATGGCTATACAGAGTTCTGGCGCCTGCAGGCATCTTTCTCCTACCTGTTTGCCGATCGCTGGACCTTTACCGGCCGGGGGATGGTGGGCAATGATGACTACCAGGATGCCTTGTCAGCCAACGAGGAGGACAGCTATCAGGTGAGTACTTCCTTGTCATACCAGATGTTGCCCTGGTTGTCGGTGATTGTCGAGTATACCTATGATGAAAATGATTCCACTGATGACCTTGATGATTATGTTGATAACCGTATTGCCCTCCGTTTAAGTGGTTCCTGGGATATTTTTTAA
- a CDS encoding polysaccharide biosynthesis/export family protein — translation MKKVARCVLCVVIAGFLMSCVTANFPELTSSDPPMSFADDQFIIGPEDVLRVEVWKDAELSREVAVRPDGLVTLPLVGDIKAVGLNVKQLSQVLAERYAQYLETPNVSVSLTAVNSFKIFIVGKVNTPGAFTIRSNTTVLQAISMAGGFAEWATTDKIILVRQEGEQEKRYRINYDSIIAGLSPDIYLHKNDRLIVQ, via the coding sequence ATGAAGAAAGTTGCGAGATGTGTGTTGTGTGTCGTTATAGCTGGTTTTCTCATGTCCTGCGTGACAGCAAATTTTCCTGAGCTGACATCGTCGGATCCGCCCATGAGCTTTGCCGATGATCAGTTTATTATTGGGCCGGAAGATGTTTTGCGGGTCGAGGTTTGGAAAGATGCAGAGCTTTCCCGGGAAGTTGCCGTTCGCCCCGACGGATTGGTTACCCTGCCTCTGGTGGGTGATATCAAGGCTGTGGGCTTAAATGTTAAACAGTTGAGCCAAGTGCTGGCCGAACGCTATGCGCAATATCTTGAAACACCAAATGTTTCCGTTTCCTTGACGGCAGTAAACAGCTTCAAAATCTTCATCGTCGGCAAGGTCAATACCCCCGGGGCGTTTACCATTCGCAGCAATACCACGGTGTTGCAGGCTATCTCCATGGCTGGCGGTTTTGCGGAATGGGCAACCACGGATAAGATCATCCTTGTGCGCCAGGAGGGTGAGCAGGAAAAACGCTACCGGATCAACTACGATAGTATTATTGCCGGCCTGTCGCCTGATATTTATTTGCACAAAAACGACCGTTTGATAGTCCAGTAA